In Romboutsia lituseburensis, a genomic segment contains:
- the acsE gene encoding carbon monoxide dehydrogenase/acetyl-CoA synthase methytransferase subunit has protein sequence MEKFMIIGERIHCISPVIRKALAERNPEAILKRAKEQLEAGAHYIDFNIGPAEKDGEELMTWGVQLLQNEFNNVPLALDTANRKAIEAGLKVYNPINGKAIINSADAGGRIDLIDLAGEYQARVIALCAKEGIPKDNDERMAYCQEMLERGLMAGLEAEDMLFDPLCLVIKGMQDQQMDVLESIRMMSEMGLLTTGGLSNVSNGCPKHVRPILDSAWLAMAMANGFSSAIVNPCDEELMRTVKSCDIIRNASLYADSYLELNEGGFAFNA, from the coding sequence ATGGAAAAATTTATGATTATAGGTGAAAGAATACACTGCATATCACCAGTAATAAGAAAGGCATTAGCTGAAAGAAATCCTGAAGCAATATTAAAAAGAGCAAAAGAGCAATTAGAAGCTGGAGCTCATTATATAGATTTTAATATAGGTCCTGCAGAAAAAGATGGAGAAGAGTTAATGACTTGGGGAGTTCAATTACTTCAAAATGAATTTAACAATGTACCATTAGCATTAGATACAGCAAATAGAAAAGCTATAGAAGCAGGTCTTAAGGTATATAATCCTATAAATGGAAAAGCAATAATAAATTCTGCAGATGCAGGTGGAAGAATAGATTTAATAGATTTAGCAGGAGAATATCAAGCTAGAGTTATAGCTTTATGTGCTAAAGAAGGTATACCTAAAGATAATGATGAGCGTATGGCTTATTGTCAAGAAATGTTAGAAAGAGGATTAATGGCAGGCTTAGAAGCGGAAGATATGTTATTTGACCCATTATGCTTAGTTATAAAAGGAATGCAAGATCAACAAATGGATGTTTTAGAGTCTATAAGAATGATGTCTGAAATGGGATTATTAACAACTGGAGGATTATCAAATGTATCTAATGGTTGTCCTAAACATGTAAGACCAATACTTGATAGTGCTTGGTTAGCAATGGCTATGGCAAATGGATTTAGTTCAGCTATAGTAAATCCTTGTGATGAAGAATTAATGAGAACAGTTAAGTCTTGTGACATAATAAGAAATGCTTCTTTATACGCAGATTCTTACTTAGAATTAAATGAAGGTGGATTTGCATTTAACGCATAA
- a CDS encoding DUF3842 family protein, protein MIIAVIDGMGGGIGAQIVSNLREELPTYIDIYALGTNSIATSSMMKSHANKGATGENAIITSVKKANIVVAPVSVVMPNSMMGEVTCGISTAVSECEALKVLLPIMPEDVEIVGLENKPLALLIKDCIKVIKKEFNIK, encoded by the coding sequence ATGATAATAGCAGTAATAGACGGAATGGGTGGAGGAATCGGAGCCCAAATAGTATCAAATTTAAGAGAGGAATTACCCACATACATAGACATATATGCATTAGGAACAAATTCAATTGCTACTAGCTCTATGATGAAATCTCACGCGAACAAAGGAGCAACAGGGGAAAATGCAATAATAACATCTGTTAAAAAGGCTAATATTGTAGTAGCTCCGGTATCTGTGGTTATGCCGAATTCCATGATGGGAGAGGTTACATGTGGTATAAGTACAGCAGTATCAGAATGTGAAGCTCTAAAGGTACTTTTACCTATAATGCCTGAGGATGTTGAAATCGTAGGATTAGAAAATAAACCATTAGCATTATTAATAAAAGATTGTATAAAAGTAATAAAAAAAGAATTTAATATAAAGTAA
- the acsB gene encoding acetyl-CoA decarbonylase/synthase complex subunit alpha/beta, translating to MNLYNTIFNGSEQALAAAKGLLNESIEKHGRDHKVAFPDTAYSLPCIYAATGQKMGSLADLEGALGVVESLINRTHLLEHALNSGLATALAAEVIEAIKYSTMDAPYSEPCAGHITDPIIRSLGVPLVTGDIPGVAVVLGECPDAQTAANIIKDYQSKGLLTFLVGKVIDQAIEAEVKMGLELRVIPLGYDVTSVIHVVSVAIRAALIFGGLTPGDLPGLLEYTAKRVPAFVNAFGPLSELVVSCGAGAIALGFPVITDQTVLEVPMNLLTQKDYDKFVATSLEARGIKIKITEIPIPVSFAAAFEGERIRKNDMFAEFGGNKTEAWELVVNKELSDVEDHKIEVVGPNIDEIEADGVVRLPLAIMVKIAGKAMQDDFEPVLERRLHYFLNYIEGVMHVGQRDMSWVRISKDAYDKGFRLEHIGEVLYAKMRDEFESVVDKCEVTIITDAEKVSQLKEEAIIRYAARDERSASLVDESVEEFYSCNLCQSFAPAHVCVVTPERLGLCGAVSWLDAKATKELDPTGPCQPIVKGECLDERTGVWESVNNTVSEISQGAVESVTLYSILEDPMTSCGCFECICGIMPEANGFVIVNREFPGITPVGMTFGELASMTGGGVQTPGFMGHGRFFISSKKFAYAEGGPERIVWMPKELKEYVSEKLNATVKEMTGIENFTDMICDETIATESEGVLAFLEEKGHPALGMECVM from the coding sequence GTGAATTTATATAATACAATATTTAATGGTTCAGAACAAGCTTTAGCAGCGGCTAAAGGATTACTAAATGAATCAATAGAAAAACACGGAAGAGATCATAAGGTTGCATTCCCTGACACTGCATATTCATTACCTTGTATATATGCAGCAACAGGACAAAAAATGGGATCTTTAGCTGACTTAGAAGGGGCTTTAGGAGTAGTTGAAAGTTTAATAAATAGAACTCATTTATTAGAGCATGCTTTAAATTCAGGTTTAGCTACAGCTCTTGCAGCGGAAGTAATAGAAGCTATAAAATATTCAACTATGGATGCTCCATATAGTGAGCCTTGTGCAGGTCATATAACTGACCCTATAATAAGATCACTAGGTGTACCTCTAGTTACTGGAGATATACCAGGGGTTGCAGTTGTACTTGGAGAGTGTCCAGATGCTCAAACTGCTGCTAATATAATAAAAGACTACCAATCTAAAGGTTTATTAACATTCTTAGTTGGAAAAGTAATAGATCAAGCTATAGAAGCTGAAGTTAAGATGGGTCTTGAACTAAGAGTTATACCATTAGGATATGACGTAACATCTGTTATACACGTAGTATCAGTTGCTATAAGAGCAGCTTTAATATTCGGAGGTTTAACTCCTGGAGATTTACCTGGATTATTAGAATATACTGCGAAGAGAGTTCCTGCATTCGTTAATGCATTTGGACCATTAAGTGAATTAGTTGTATCTTGTGGAGCTGGAGCAATAGCTTTAGGATTCCCAGTTATAACTGATCAAACTGTGTTAGAAGTTCCAATGAACTTATTAACTCAAAAGGACTATGATAAGTTCGTAGCTACTTCATTAGAAGCTAGAGGAATAAAAATAAAAATAACAGAAATTCCAATACCAGTATCATTTGCAGCAGCATTTGAAGGTGAAAGAATAAGAAAGAACGACATGTTTGCTGAGTTCGGTGGAAATAAAACTGAAGCTTGGGAATTAGTTGTTAACAAAGAATTAAGTGATGTTGAAGATCATAAGATAGAAGTTGTAGGTCCTAATATAGATGAAATAGAAGCTGATGGAGTTGTAAGATTACCTCTTGCTATAATGGTTAAAATAGCTGGTAAGGCTATGCAAGATGACTTTGAACCAGTTCTAGAAAGACGTTTACACTACTTCTTAAACTATATAGAAGGTGTAATGCACGTTGGTCAAAGAGATATGTCTTGGGTAAGAATATCTAAAGATGCATATGATAAAGGATTCAGATTAGAGCATATAGGAGAAGTTTTATATGCTAAGATGAGAGATGAATTCGAATCAGTTGTTGATAAGTGTGAAGTTACTATAATAACAGATGCTGAGAAAGTATCACAATTAAAAGAAGAAGCTATAATAAGATATGCTGCTAGAGATGAAAGATCAGCTTCATTAGTTGATGAAAGTGTTGAAGAATTCTATTCTTGTAACCTTTGTCAATCATTCGCACCTGCACATGTTTGTGTTGTTACTCCTGAAAGACTTGGACTTTGTGGAGCAGTTAGCTGGTTAGATGCTAAGGCAACTAAAGAATTAGATCCAACAGGTCCATGTCAACCAATAGTTAAAGGTGAATGTTTAGATGAAAGAACAGGGGTATGGGAATCTGTAAATAATACAGTAAGTGAAATATCTCAAGGTGCTGTCGAAAGTGTTACATTATACTCTATACTTGAAGATCCAATGACTTCTTGTGGATGCTTCGAATGTATATGTGGTATAATGCCAGAAGCTAACGGATTTGTTATAGTAAACAGAGAGTTCCCAGGAATAACTCCAGTTGGTATGACATTTGGTGAGCTTGCTTCTATGACAGGTGGAGGGGTTCAGACTCCAGGATTCATGGGACACGGAAGATTCTTCATATCTTCTAAAAAGTTCGCTTATGCAGAAGGTGGACCAGAAAGAATAGTTTGGATGCCAAAAGAATTAAAAGAATATGTATCTGAAAAATTAAATGCTACTGTTAAAGAAATGACTGGTATAGAAAACTTTACAGATATGATATGTGATGAAACTATAGCTACTGAGTCTGAAGGAGTATTAGCATTCTTAGAAGAAAAAGGTCATCCAGCATTAGGAATGGAATGTGTAATGTAA
- the acsV gene encoding corrinoid activation/regeneration protein AcsV, translating into MIKINFTSHNKEVYCNKGDNLLEVARNSNIFIDAPCNGNVSCGKCKVKLLKGNVDTEKTLHIKDEEWKQGYILACNTKVIEDIEIEVPSKLSSSMHGMKIEGSDKKRDKEIFDRAKNIIETHNLDFKTNIVKTYIELDEPTLDDNISDADRLERHVRNNLGYDEIDFKLDILKKMPVVFRQNNFKATITYVKKKNKITILNIESGNTEDRLYGVAIDIGTTSVVVCLVDLYTKEVIDKASSGNAQIKYGADVIHRIIYSSKKNGLDHLNKAVIEETINPLLESIYIKNKIDKDNVVSLVVAGNTTMSSLFLGVYVDYLRQEPFIPPFLKSPKLMADDIGLNVNKSAYLYLAPSVASYVGGDITAGVLSAGIWASDENILFIDLGTNGEIVFGNKDFMMSCACSAGPAFEGGGISCGMRASNGAVEKVSIDKETLKQHLTTIGDCDPIGICGSGIIDLICQLLITGIVDRRGKLQRDLDNERIRFNEHEIGEYVLAFKEEYNLENDITVTEVDIDNFIKAKGAIYSGASVLVESLGMDFSIIDKVYIAGGIGNNLNIENSILIGLLPDIEREKFEYIGNSSLVGSYLALISKDAKKKLQQIGNEMTYVELSVYPTYMDEFISACFLPHTNIEQFPTVKSLLGE; encoded by the coding sequence ATGATAAAGATTAATTTTACATCACACAATAAAGAAGTCTATTGCAACAAAGGGGATAATTTATTAGAAGTTGCAAGAAATTCAAATATTTTTATAGATGCTCCATGTAATGGAAATGTATCTTGCGGTAAGTGTAAAGTTAAGTTATTAAAAGGTAATGTCGATACTGAGAAAACGTTACACATAAAAGATGAGGAATGGAAACAAGGATATATATTAGCTTGTAATACGAAGGTAATAGAAGATATAGAAATAGAAGTACCTTCAAAACTATCATCATCAATGCATGGCATGAAAATAGAAGGTAGTGATAAAAAGAGGGACAAGGAAATTTTTGATAGAGCCAAGAATATAATAGAAACTCATAATCTAGATTTTAAAACAAATATAGTTAAAACTTATATAGAATTAGATGAACCAACTTTAGATGATAATATAAGCGATGCTGATAGATTAGAAAGACATGTAAGAAATAATCTTGGATATGATGAGATAGATTTTAAATTAGATATACTTAAAAAGATGCCTGTTGTATTTAGGCAAAATAATTTTAAAGCAACTATAACATATGTTAAAAAGAAAAATAAAATAACAATATTAAATATAGAATCAGGTAACACAGAAGATAGACTTTACGGTGTTGCTATAGATATCGGAACAACTTCAGTAGTAGTTTGTTTAGTTGATTTATATACTAAAGAAGTAATAGACAAAGCATCATCAGGAAATGCACAAATAAAATACGGTGCAGATGTAATACATAGAATAATATATTCATCAAAGAAAAATGGATTGGATCATTTAAATAAGGCTGTAATAGAAGAAACTATAAATCCATTACTAGAATCAATATATATAAAAAATAAAATAGATAAAGATAATGTAGTAAGTCTAGTTGTAGCAGGTAATACAACTATGTCTAGTTTATTCTTAGGTGTATATGTTGATTACCTAAGACAAGAACCTTTTATACCACCATTTTTAAAATCACCAAAGTTAATGGCTGATGATATAGGATTAAATGTTAATAAAAGTGCATATTTATATTTAGCACCATCTGTTGCTAGTTATGTGGGTGGAGATATAACAGCAGGTGTTTTATCAGCTGGAATATGGGCTAGTGATGAAAATATATTATTTATAGATTTAGGAACAAATGGAGAGATAGTTTTTGGAAATAAAGATTTTATGATGAGTTGTGCATGTTCAGCAGGACCTGCTTTTGAAGGTGGAGGAATAAGCTGTGGTATGAGGGCTTCTAATGGAGCTGTCGAAAAGGTTAGTATAGATAAAGAAACTTTAAAACAACATCTTACAACTATAGGAGATTGTGACCCTATAGGAATATGTGGATCTGGAATAATAGATTTAATATGTCAGTTGTTAATTACAGGAATAGTAGATAGGAGAGGTAAATTACAGAGAGATCTAGATAATGAAAGAATAAGATTTAATGAACATGAAATAGGAGAATACGTATTAGCATTTAAAGAAGAATATAACTTAGAAAATGATATAACAGTGACTGAAGTAGATATTGATAACTTCATAAAAGCTAAGGGTGCAATATACTCAGGAGCAAGTGTGCTTGTTGAAAGCTTAGGTATGGACTTCAGTATTATAGATAAAGTTTATATAGCCGGTGGAATAGGAAATAACTTAAATATAGAAAATTCAATTTTAATAGGACTTCTTCCTGACATAGAAAGAGAAAAATTTGAGTATATAGGAAACAGTTCTTTAGTAGGTTCTTACTTAGCACTTATAAGTAAAGATGCAAAGAAAAAACTTCAACAAATAGGCAATGAGATGACTTATGTTGAGTTAAGTGTTTATCCTACTTATATGGATGAATTTATATCAGCATGTTTTTTACCACACACAAATATAGAACAATTTCCAACAGTAAAATCATTATTGGGGGAATAA
- a CDS encoding radical SAM protein, with protein MNTYSKMKSAIEIKNRNFGNKIEFSYPNETLAISTTNDSCNLNCAHCNGHYLKNMTPIDSYNEKVKTRNISSMLLSGGCSFEGDVPINSHVETLKKLKKEGYKLNAHLGLMDEKSIENVCKYIDVVSFDLVFDKETIKEVYKIDKNKEDYIETYENIKKYTNVAPHICIGLKGGEIKGEYEIIDYLAQNPPEKVTFIVLIPTKNTEYENVSPPDLNKLSDVLCEARIKLPNTQINLGCMRPRGAYRKELDNIALECGVNKIVLPSKSAKEKALEMNMTICETKECCVL; from the coding sequence ATGAATACATATTCTAAAATGAAATCAGCGATAGAAATAAAAAATAGAAATTTTGGGAATAAAATAGAGTTTTCTTACCCTAATGAGACATTAGCAATAAGCACTACAAATGATAGTTGCAATTTAAACTGTGCTCATTGTAATGGACATTACTTAAAAAATATGACTCCAATAGATAGCTATAATGAAAAAGTAAAAACTAGAAATATAAGTAGTATGCTTCTAAGTGGTGGATGTAGTTTTGAGGGTGATGTTCCTATTAACAGTCATGTAGAAACATTAAAGAAGCTAAAAAAAGAAGGTTATAAATTAAATGCTCATTTAGGTCTTATGGATGAGAAAAGTATAGAAAATGTATGTAAATATATAGATGTAGTATCATTTGACTTGGTATTTGACAAAGAAACGATAAAGGAAGTTTATAAAATAGATAAAAATAAAGAAGATTATATAGAAACTTATGAGAATATAAAAAAATATACAAATGTAGCTCCGCATATTTGTATAGGATTAAAAGGTGGCGAAATAAAAGGCGAATATGAAATTATAGATTATTTGGCTCAAAATCCTCCTGAAAAAGTTACATTTATAGTATTGATACCAACTAAAAATACAGAATATGAAAATGTAAGTCCTCCAGATTTAAATAAATTATCTGATGTACTATGCGAAGCTAGAATAAAATTGCCTAACACTCAAATAAACTTAGGATGTATGAGACCAAGAGGTGCATATAGAAAAGAACTAGATAATATAGCTTTGGAATGTGGAGTGAATAAAATAGTATTACCATCTAAAAGTGCAAAAGAAAAAGCATTAGAAATGAATATGACAATATGTGAGACTAAGGAGTGTTGTGTATTATGA
- a CDS encoding zinc transporter, with amino-acid sequence MIFNNEKVRFHHADDHDHEHGHAHDHVHPHVHGESTENKDEKTLKILLLHWVNHNETHEEGFREWVDKARSIGKNDTADNIEKAIEYMQKANEMLIEAKKHM; translated from the coding sequence ATGATATTCAATAATGAAAAAGTAAGATTCCATCACGCAGATGATCATGACCATGAACATGGACATGCACACGACCACGTTCATCCACACGTACATGGAGAAAGCACAGAAAATAAAGATGAAAAAACTTTAAAAATATTATTACTTCATTGGGTAAATCATAATGAAACTCATGAAGAAGGATTTAGAGAATGGGTAGACAAAGCAAGATCTATCGGAAAAAATGATACAGCCGATAATATAGAAAAGGCGATAGAGTACATGCAAAAAGCAAATGAAATGTTAATAGAAGCTAAAAAACACATGTAA
- the gcvH gene encoding glycine cleavage system protein GcvH codes for MKVIPSLKYTDKHTWVKVEGEFAYIGITDFAQDQLGEVLFVEMPEVEDELTAGDEFGVVESSKVASDLIAPISGEVVEINEKLDDEPEYINEDAYDAWIVKVKLSDTDELENLLNSDAYEAGLE; via the coding sequence ATGAAAGTTATACCAAGCTTAAAATACACAGATAAACACACTTGGGTAAAAGTTGAAGGTGAATTTGCTTATATAGGAATAACTGATTTTGCTCAAGATCAATTGGGGGAAGTTTTATTTGTTGAAATGCCAGAAGTTGAAGATGAATTAACTGCAGGAGACGAATTTGGTGTAGTTGAATCTTCAAAAGTTGCATCTGATTTAATAGCTCCGATATCTGGAGAAGTAGTTGAAATAAACGAAAAATTAGATGATGAGCCAGAATATATAAATGAAGATGCATACGATGCATGGATAGTAAAAGTTAAGTTATCTGATACAGATGAGTTAGAAAACTTATTAAACTCAGATGCTTATGAAGCTGGATTAGAGTAA
- a CDS encoding ABC transporter substrate-binding protein has protein sequence MVKSKSLKRFLVVLAIAGLTLSAVGCSSNQKTKEESSNTKVESSNFKPVEYVYSDGAKDYNVKVDAPKQKAVTLSQFMTEMLLALDLGDRMVGTALLDNPILPEYKEAYEKIPEIKVGEGHSISKEGFLATGADFVSGWDSSISEQTTGSPDELIKNGIAPFMAKSYSPDATIDTVYEDFDLLGKIFGVEDKAKEVVDKMKSDIKAVTDKVGDIKPEERVKMMVYDSGENDAMVVGKGLANDLIKHAGGDNVFAKNADKPYINVSWESIVAENPEVILVTDFMAGEPVQKKIDFLKSHPALKDVPAIKNNRIYVVGLADLSPGVRNPKLIEKMYGYFFGENK, from the coding sequence ATGGTAAAAAGCAAAAGTTTAAAAAGATTTTTAGTTGTACTAGCTATAGCAGGATTAACACTGAGTGCAGTAGGATGCTCATCAAATCAAAAAACTAAAGAAGAAAGTTCTAATACAAAAGTTGAGTCAAGTAATTTTAAACCAGTAGAGTATGTGTACTCAGATGGTGCTAAAGATTATAATGTAAAAGTGGATGCACCAAAACAAAAAGCAGTTACATTATCTCAATTTATGACAGAGATGTTATTAGCATTAGATTTAGGGGATAGAATGGTAGGAACAGCTCTTTTAGATAATCCAATACTACCTGAATATAAAGAAGCATATGAAAAGATACCTGAAATAAAAGTTGGAGAAGGTCACTCTATATCTAAAGAAGGATTCTTAGCTACAGGTGCAGACTTTGTTAGTGGATGGGATTCATCTATAAGTGAACAAACAACAGGATCTCCAGACGAACTTATAAAAAATGGTATAGCACCTTTTATGGCTAAGTCGTATTCTCCGGATGCAACAATTGATACTGTATATGAAGACTTCGATTTATTAGGAAAAATATTTGGAGTAGAAGATAAAGCTAAAGAAGTTGTAGATAAAATGAAAAGTGATATAAAAGCTGTAACAGATAAAGTTGGAGATATAAAACCTGAAGAGAGAGTAAAAATGATGGTTTATGATTCAGGAGAAAATGATGCAATGGTAGTTGGTAAGGGGCTTGCTAATGATTTAATAAAACATGCAGGTGGAGACAATGTATTTGCTAAAAATGCAGACAAACCATATATAAATGTTTCATGGGAAAGTATAGTTGCTGAAAATCCAGAAGTTATATTAGTAACTGATTTTATGGCAGGTGAACCAGTACAAAAGAAAATAGACTTCTTAAAATCTCATCCAGCACTTAAAGATGTGCCTGCTATAAAGAATAATAGAATATACGTTGTGGGATTAGCTGATTTATCTCCAGGGGTTAGAAATCCTAAACTTATAGAAAAAATGTACGGATATTTCTTTGGAGAAAATAAATAA
- the acsC gene encoding acetyl-CoA decarbonylase/synthase complex subunit gamma, with amino-acid sequence MALKALDIFKLTPKKNCKDCGFPTCMAFCMKVASGAVEIGKCPHMSDESLAKLSEATAPLMRTVKVGSGKSEYELGGETVLFRHEKTLVNRNRYAVAFCECMTDEEVDAKLANMKAVDYIRIGEEMRAEMALIEYFENKDGFLRVVNKVKDSGLDLSYILVCEDPAIAKEAVEILKDKKPVVYGATKDNYQAMIDVVKEDKLALGVKASSLEELYTTVEAIQAAGYRELILDVTGENIKDTFTNAVQVRRIALKEQDRTFGYPSIVFANKLSEDKPMMEVALSSMFTVKYGSIIVIDDIDYAKALSLFALRQNIYTDPQKPMRVEPKVYPINNPDENSPVIVTVDFALTYFIVSGDVERSKVPVWLAIPDAGGYSVLTAWSAGKFSGSSIANFIKESKVEEMTKNRDLIIPGKVAVLKGDIEDSLPGWNVIIGTEESMEIPKFLKEYKVKKDEALANA; translated from the coding sequence ATGGCACTAAAAGCTTTAGATATATTTAAATTAACACCAAAGAAAAACTGTAAGGATTGTGGATTTCCAACTTGTATGGCTTTCTGTATGAAAGTTGCATCAGGAGCTGTAGAAATAGGTAAATGTCCACATATGTCAGATGAATCATTAGCAAAATTATCAGAGGCAACTGCACCATTAATGAGAACTGTAAAGGTTGGATCAGGAAAATCTGAATATGAATTAGGTGGAGAAACTGTATTATTCAGACATGAAAAAACATTAGTTAATAGAAATAGATATGCAGTAGCATTTTGTGAGTGCATGACTGACGAAGAAGTTGATGCAAAACTTGCAAATATGAAAGCTGTTGACTATATAAGAATAGGTGAAGAAATGAGAGCAGAAATGGCTCTTATAGAATACTTTGAAAATAAAGATGGCTTCTTAAGAGTAGTAAATAAAGTTAAAGATAGCGGATTAGATTTATCTTACATATTAGTTTGTGAAGATCCAGCTATAGCTAAAGAAGCAGTTGAAATATTAAAAGATAAAAAACCAGTAGTTTATGGAGCTACTAAAGACAACTATCAAGCTATGATAGATGTAGTAAAAGAAGATAAATTAGCTCTAGGAGTTAAAGCATCTAGTTTAGAAGAATTATATACTACAGTTGAAGCAATACAAGCTGCAGGATATAGAGAATTAATATTAGATGTAACTGGAGAGAATATAAAAGATACATTTACAAATGCAGTTCAAGTTAGAAGAATAGCTTTAAAAGAACAAGATAGAACATTTGGATACCCATCAATAGTATTTGCAAATAAATTATCAGAAGATAAACCAATGATGGAAGTTGCATTATCTTCAATGTTTACAGTTAAATATGGATCTATAATAGTTATAGATGACATAGATTACGCAAAAGCATTATCATTATTTGCATTAAGACAAAATATATACACTGACCCACAAAAACCAATGAGAGTTGAGCCAAAAGTTTACCCAATAAATAACCCAGATGAAAATTCACCAGTAATAGTTACTGTTGACTTTGCATTAACTTACTTCATAGTATCAGGAGACGTAGAAAGATCTAAAGTTCCTGTATGGTTAGCAATACCAGATGCTGGAGGATACTCAGTATTAACAGCTTGGTCTGCAGGTAAGTTTAGCGGAAGTTCAATAGCTAACTTTATAAAAGAATCTAAAGTAGAAGAAATGACTAAGAATAGAGATTTAATAATACCAGGTAAAGTTGCAGTACTTAAAGGTGATATAGAAGATAGTTTACCAGGATGGAACGTAATAATAGGTACAGAAGAATCTATGGAAATACCTAAATTCTTAAAAGAATATAAAGTTAAAAAAGATGAAGCTTTAGCAAACGCTTAG
- a CDS encoding CooT family nickel-binding protein, whose protein sequence is MCESAAYVLKNDKLERVMDNVVSVDPFEGKVYLTDLLGEQKIIDGKIKEIKLMDHKIIISE, encoded by the coding sequence ATGTGTGAATCAGCAGCATATGTATTAAAAAATGATAAATTAGAGAGAGTTATGGATAATGTAGTAAGCGTAGATCCTTTTGAAGGAAAAGTTTATTTAACTGATTTATTAGGTGAACAAAAAATAATAGATGGTAAAATAAAAGAAATAAAATTAATGGACCATAAAATAATAATATCAGAATAA
- a CDS encoding radical SAM protein — MIRLSLGTAIELGILNKKSDIPPTTAYIMIGDKCNNNCAFCSQSTDSNTRRDKLSRVIWPEHSNEEILNAFKNYKGLNIKRICIQSMASNDAHETVKEFIEYIKDDIDLPISLSAKLESKDDIEKFFSYGVDKIGIAIDAANKDLYESIKGNDYNEKIEFVTDMAMKYPGKISTHIIVGLGESHEDIYKLYNYLIENKVTVSLFAFTPVKGTKMEKIDQPSIESYRRVQLMVYMIDRGYSQDNFKFEKGYLKDIKISENIKQDINKGYPFEIRGCKDCNRPYYNERPGSTIYNYSRSLNQEEINKSIKELNLYI; from the coding sequence ATGATTAGACTATCACTAGGAACTGCAATTGAACTAGGAATTTTAAATAAAAAAAGTGATATTCCTCCTACAACGGCTTATATTATGATAGGAGATAAATGTAATAATAATTGTGCATTTTGTTCTCAATCAACAGATAGTAATACAAGGAGAGACAAACTTTCGAGGGTCATATGGCCTGAGCACTCTAATGAAGAAATTTTAAACGCATTTAAAAACTATAAAGGATTAAATATTAAAAGAATATGTATTCAATCTATGGCAAGTAATGATGCACATGAAACTGTGAAAGAGTTTATAGAGTATATTAAAGATGATATTGATTTACCAATATCTTTATCTGCTAAGCTTGAAAGTAAAGATGATATTGAAAAGTTCTTTTCCTACGGTGTTGATAAAATAGGTATAGCGATAGATGCAGCAAATAAAGATTTATATGAATCAATAAAAGGAAATGATTATAATGAAAAAATTGAATTTGTAACAGACATGGCTATGAAATATCCTGGTAAAATAAGTACTCATATAATTGTAGGCTTAGGTGAATCTCATGAGGATATCTATAAATTGTATAATTATCTGATAGAAAATAAAGTAACAGTAAGCTTATTTGCATTTACTCCTGTAAAAGGGACTAAAATGGAAAAAATAGATCAGCCTTCTATTGAAAGTTATCGAAGAGTTCAATTAATGGTATATATGATAGATAGAGGATATTCACAAGATAATTTTAAATTTGAAAAAGGATATCTGAAAGATATAAAAATAAGTGAAAATATAAAGCAGGATATAAATAAAGGATATCCATTTGAGATAAGAGGATGTAAAGATTGCAATAGACCTTATTATAATGAAAGACCAGGAAGTACTATTTACAATTATTCAAGATCATTAAATCAAGAGGAAATTAATAAATCTATAAAAGAATTAAATTTATATATTTAA